The Amblyomma americanum isolate KBUSLIRL-KWMA chromosome 3, ASM5285725v1, whole genome shotgun sequence genome window below encodes:
- the LOC144123368 gene encoding adult-specific rigid cuticular protein 15.7-like codes for MLAQLTVVLALAALVIAGGYGGHGGNSRTYRKQDDYGHYGFGYDIVNGYGAANGRHESGSGYGAVQGSYYLADADGRHRRVHYVADKLGFRAVINTNEPGTKSSLPAAAPYHSAHGKAVPAYGHGYYG; via the exons ATGCTTGCTCAG CTGACAGTCGTGCTGGCCCTAGCGGCGCTGGTTATCGCAGGAGGCTACGGTGGCCACGGTGGAAACAGCAGGACCTACAGGAAACAAGAT GACTACGGCCACTACGGCTTCGGTTACGACATTGTGAACGGCTACGGAGCGGCCAACGGCCGCCACGAGAGCGGCTCGGGGTACGGCGCCGTGCAAGGCTCGTACTACCTGGCCGACGCGGACGGGCGCCACCGGCGGGTGCACTACGTGGCCGACAAGCTGGGCTTCCGCGCCGTCATCAACACCAACGAGCCAGGCACCAAGAGCAGCCTGCCCGCCGCCGCGCCTTACCACTCGGCCCACGGGAAGGCCGTGCCTGCCTATGGACACGGCTATTACGGCTAG